A part of Silurus meridionalis isolate SWU-2019-XX chromosome 18, ASM1480568v1, whole genome shotgun sequence genomic DNA contains:
- the tnni4a gene encoding troponin I4a produces MSEGPKKSRSKSKYPATRRLLLKTKLLKKAESLLVKEKEQKKIEKDSTLNERVPPLKLSGLSVQELQELCKDLHQKIDIVDEARYDLSVKVDRNDSEIQSLQQKIYELKGKMKRPKLKRVKKSADDKLGALTDTKLMKADFKVNLKTVKKEEEKKEEVTDWRKNVEAMSGMEGRKKLFNAGQ; encoded by the exons ATGTCTGAGGG ACCG AAGAAGTCCAGATCGAAATCCAAGTACCCAGCAACACGTAGGCTGCTGCTGAAG ACCAAACTTCTAAAGAAGGCAGAGAGTCTCCTGGTAAAGGAAAAAGAGCAGAAGAAAATAGAGAAAGACAGCACCCTGAACGAGAGAGTGCCTCCTCTAAAGCTCTCTGGACTCTCAGTACAAGAGCTTCAG GAACTTTGTAAAGATTTGCACCAAAAGATTGACATTGTGGATGAGGCTCGATATGACCTTTCGGTAAAAGTGGACAGAAATGATTCAGAG ATTCAATCACTGCAGCAGAAGATCTACGAACTGAAAGGGAAAATGAAAAGACCAAAACTGAAAAGAGTAAAAAAGTCAGCGGATGACAAGTTGGGAGCCCTGACAGACACCAAGCTCATGAAGGCTGACTTCAAAGTTAACTTGAAAACtgtgaagaaggaggaggaaaag AAAGAGGAGGTGACAGACTGGAGGAAGAATGTGGAAGCCATGTCTGGGATGGAGGGCAGGAAGAAACTTTTCAATGCTGGACAGTGA